In Nostoc sp. GT001, a genomic segment contains:
- a CDS encoding O-antigen ligase family protein produces MRKILIFAEQGFTIASLLMYSGAIFVLVLSGGSGQNDLVEYDSSVIRIIFSLIYAVTIVLLVLRWKKTLYLLSKSFLLCSLILLAAVSIVWSFEPSTTLKNSFALINSSLFGLYFASRYSLKQQLHLLAWNFAIIIILSCFFAIALPKYGIQSDLGSSKWRGVFTHKNGLGARMVTSSITFFILGYQNKRRNWLFLGGFCLSVLLLLLASSGSSLINLLILILTFFAFQIWRWSYQVMVPTLIIIATISQSLYFWLSNDADILFSAIGKDATLTGRTELWPLVIDMIWKHPWLGYGYGGFWQGWSSESAYVWLAAGWTPSHPHNGYLALCLDLGFLGLGLFFLEFWRSYLQGFAWVRSSKTAFDIWPLLHMTFVILSSLTESNLMESNSLTWILYVAASLSVRM; encoded by the coding sequence ATGAGGAAAATACTAATTTTTGCTGAACAGGGATTCACAATTGCGAGCTTATTGATGTATTCAGGGGCAATCTTTGTTCTTGTACTGTCAGGAGGATCAGGACAGAATGATTTAGTAGAATATGATAGCTCTGTGATACGGATTATTTTTTCTTTAATCTACGCAGTTACCATAGTACTACTAGTTTTGCGTTGGAAGAAAACTCTTTATTTACTTAGTAAAAGCTTTTTGCTTTGTTCTTTAATTCTATTGGCAGCTGTTTCTATTGTTTGGTCTTTTGAACCATCAACAACATTAAAAAATAGTTTTGCCCTCATTAATTCCAGTTTATTTGGACTATATTTTGCTTCACGATATAGCTTAAAACAGCAGTTACATTTACTTGCTTGGAACTTTGCAATTATTATAATACTTAGTTGTTTTTTTGCTATAGCATTGCCTAAGTACGGTATACAAAGCGATTTGGGTAGCTCAAAGTGGCGTGGGGTATTCACGCACAAAAACGGTCTGGGAGCAAGAATGGTAACGAGTAGTATAACTTTTTTTATCCTTGGTTATCAAAATAAAAGACGTAATTGGCTTTTTTTGGGTGGGTTTTGTTTGTCAGTACTACTTTTACTCCTTGCGTCTTCAGGTTCATCTCTAATTAATCTATTAATTCTCATATTGACATTTTTTGCTTTTCAAATTTGGCGCTGGTCATACCAGGTCATGGTACCAACCTTAATAATCATAGCTACTATCAGCCAAAGTTTATATTTTTGGTTGTCTAACGATGCTGATATCCTGTTCAGTGCAATTGGTAAAGATGCGACGCTGACGGGTCGAACAGAGTTGTGGCCATTAGTAATTGATATGATTTGGAAACATCCTTGGCTTGGTTATGGTTATGGTGGATTCTGGCAAGGATGGAGTAGCGAATCTGCCTATGTTTGGCTTGCAGCTGGATGGACGCCAAGCCATCCCCACAATGGCTATCTGGCTCTTTGCCTAGATCTGGGTTTTTTAGGGTTAGGATTATTCTTTTTAGAATTTTGGCGCAGTTATCTGCAAGGATTTGCTTGGGTGCGTAGTAGTAAAACAGCATTCGATATTTGGCCACTTTTACACATGACATTTGTGATCTTATCTAGCCTCACTGAGTCTAATTTGATGGAATCAAATAGTTTGACTTGGATACTCTATGTGGCGGCATCTCTCTCAGTCAGAATGTAA
- a CDS encoding glycosyltransferase family 4 protein, with translation MIKVALLHFGFEDYTIELANSLVKYVDLTLIHPEKVSKVCSNVLDSSIRVISFKKPRIRDPRNLLSMYAMMRIIKDIQPDVLHVQETNDPWYDWTLLLNKMPPLVTTIHDVFRHPGDSMAVFGSEYTRRIAFYRSQQLIVHTHQLKKILTEQFRIPQERVNVLPHGELGSLYQRRGKENSQIREPNTLLFFGRIWPYKGLKYLLQAMPLIAERIPEVKLIIAGRGENIKQYFPNGYDDKRYEIINDFIPLEEVSNLFQRSTVTVLPYIEASQSGVAALSYGMGTLVVASEIGGLSEIIQHKKDGLLVPPCDVQSLADAIIYLLSDRDLQERMQTAALARCQEDLNWSNIAAQTAQVYYKELNMQNKY, from the coding sequence ATGATTAAGGTTGCTTTATTACATTTTGGCTTTGAAGATTACACCATTGAATTAGCAAACAGTCTGGTTAAATATGTTGATTTAACGCTAATTCACCCAGAAAAAGTCTCAAAGGTATGTAGCAATGTTCTTGATTCCAGTATCCGCGTAATTAGCTTTAAAAAACCACGGATTCGCGACCCACGCAACCTATTGTCCATGTACGCGATGATGCGTATTATCAAAGACATACAGCCAGATGTCTTGCACGTGCAAGAAACTAACGATCCTTGGTATGATTGGACTTTGTTACTCAACAAAATGCCGCCATTGGTGACAACTATCCACGATGTATTCCGTCACCCAGGAGATAGCATGGCTGTATTCGGTTCAGAGTATACCAGACGTATTGCCTTCTATCGTTCCCAACAATTGATTGTCCATACTCATCAACTAAAAAAGATTCTAACTGAACAATTTCGTATACCTCAAGAGCGAGTCAATGTTTTGCCACATGGGGAACTTGGTAGTTTGTATCAGCGTCGGGGCAAGGAGAATAGTCAGATTCGTGAGCCAAATACATTACTATTTTTTGGACGCATCTGGCCCTACAAAGGATTGAAATATTTACTTCAGGCTATGCCTTTAATTGCTGAACGGATACCTGAAGTCAAGCTGATTATCGCTGGACGGGGAGAAAACATCAAACAATATTTCCCTAATGGTTATGATGATAAACGCTACGAAATTATCAATGACTTTATTCCCCTTGAAGAAGTAAGTAATCTATTTCAACGCAGTACAGTGACAGTTCTACCATATATAGAAGCCTCTCAAAGTGGTGTAGCAGCTTTATCTTATGGGATGGGAACATTGGTTGTAGCCTCTGAAATAGGAGGATTAAGTGAGATAATTCAGCATAAAAAAGATGGGTTGTTAGTTCCACCTTGTGATGTTCAATCTTTAGCAGATGCCATTATTTATTTGTTAAGCGATCGCGATTTACAAGAACGTATGCAAACTGCGGCATTAGCTCGTTGTCAAGAAGATTTAAATTGGTCAAATATTGCCGCTCAAACAGCTCAAGTTTATTATAAAGAACTGAATATGCAAAATAAATATTAG